The following proteins are co-located in the Microcystis wesenbergii NRERC-220 genome:
- a CDS encoding type II toxin-antitoxin system RelE family toxin, giving the protein MKSSITQSFRKQLEQLPISTQEQAAKAYQLWQKDPYHNSIQFKKVSHRQPIYSARISLNYRALGFLESDHIYWYWIGTHDE; this is encoded by the coding sequence ATGAAATCTAGCATCACCCAGTCTTTTCGTAAACAACTCGAACAGTTACCGATCTCAACTCAAGAACAGGCAGCTAAAGCTTATCAACTTTGGCAAAAAGATCCGTATCATAATAGTATTCAATTCAAAAAAGTGAGTCATCGACAACCGATTTATTCAGCGCGTATTAGCCTCAACTATCGTGCATTGGGTTTCTTGGAATCCGATCACATTTATTGGTATTGGATTGGCACTCATGATGAATGA